Proteins encoded together in one Etheostoma cragini isolate CJK2018 chromosome 11, CSU_Ecrag_1.0, whole genome shotgun sequence window:
- the fundc1 gene encoding FUN14 domain-containing protein 1: protein MANRDKEEIVDEIYDKVVDLTEYAKRQRWWNRLFGKNSGPVAEKYSVATQLAIGGVSGWCAGYLFQKVGKVAATSVGGGLLLLQIANNSGYIQVDWKRVEKDVNKAKKQLKKGTNQAGPEINTFFEKSQVFVKKNIVVTSGFIGGFLLGLAS from the exons ATGGCGAACCGCGACAAGG AGGAGATTGTAGATGAGATTTACGACAAGGTCGTGGACCTGACAGAATATGCCAAACGTCAGCGATGGTGGAACCGCCTTTTCGGAAAGAACTCTGGCCCCGTAGCGGAGAAATACTCCGTAGCAACGCAGCTAGCCATCGGGGGAGTGAGTGGATG GTGTGCAGGATATCTCTTCCAGAAGGTTGGAAAAGTTGCTGCTACATCTGTAGGTGGAGGTCTTCTGCTGTTGCAG ATTGCCAACAACAGTGGCTACATCCAAGTGGACTGGAAGAGAGTAGAGAAGGATGTCAACAAAGCTAAGAAGCAGTTAAAGAAGGGCACCAACCAGGCAGGCCCCgagataaacacattttttgaaaag tctCAAGTGTTTGTGAAGAAGAACATCGTTGTCACAAGTGGTTTCATTGGAGGATTCCTGCTTGGCCTGGCGTCTTAG